The proteins below come from a single Mangifera indica cultivar Alphonso chromosome 16, CATAS_Mindica_2.1, whole genome shotgun sequence genomic window:
- the LOC123199016 gene encoding disease resistance protein RPV1-like, which yields MASSSSSSITPKQEYDVFLSFRGVDTRANITSHLYEAFCQKKIRTFIDDNLIRGEEIFPSLLKAIEHSKISVIIFSKGYASSKWCLKELEEIIKCKNKYDQVVIPVFYDVDPSDVRNQTGDFGNSFAKLENRFMNDSKMLQEWRTALRNAANLSGFHSKNYRNEASLVKNITDHILKRLDYHFSTIHTKNLVGLDSSIEEIEDLLCTKGVRKLGIWGIGGIGKTTLANAVFNKIFKQFEVSFFIKNIREESEKIGGLNDIRQKINHALLGDINPNIGFIFPIERLSCKKVLIVFDDVTTNFKQMEFLREVSDNLDFESRIIITTRDKHVLTNCGVHHIHKMKELPFDKAIQLFTLYAFGENNPTRDYIGLSSSVVACAKRLPLALKVLGSFLFKRTKREWESALKNLKINSHGDIHKVLKTSYDGLNDKEKNLFLDIACFFKGYKRDLIEAILNVRDFDSHIYINLLIEKCLITISFDTITMHDLLEEMGREIVQQESVDDPGKRSRLWDHKDIFSVLKHNTGTRAIRSIRLDMSKVEELHLNPKTFNKMQNLRFLEFYVSEPKNKVTESDSSTGRHNLRFLKKNSSKEGKKVHGFEKLKSDFSELRYFCWHGYSAKSLPPNFNPKNLVALHMHNSKVKQLWTGNQKLVNLKHINLSHSKHLCRVLDFSLMPNLESLIFEDCTNLLDSFSSIHNLHKLVILNLCGCKSFDNLPISVHWQSLREINLSNCSNLRTVPYLPCTVEELYLDGIAIKELRSIEHLYKLEKLSLRKCSRLERLLYAVSKCAVPLTLERSSSYRKSEISKISGQRPETRD from the exons atggcttcctcttcttcttcttccattacTCCTAAACAAGAATATGACGTTTTCCTTAGTTTCCGTGGTGTGGACACCCGAGCAAACATTACCAGCCATCTTTATGAAGCTTTTTGTCAGAAAAAGATTAgaactttcattgatgataacCTTATCagaggagaagaaatttttCCATCTCTTTTGAAGGCAATTGAGCATTCAAAGATCTCAgtaatcattttctctaaaggcTACGCTTCTTCCAAATGGTGTCTCAAAGAACTTGAAGAgataattaaatgtaaaaacaAGTATGATCAAGTTGTAATACCGGTCTTTTATGACGTAGATCCATCTGATGTCAGGAATCAAACTGGGGATTTTGGGAATTCGTTTGCTAAGCTTGAAAATCGTTTTATGAATGATTCAAAGATGTTGCAGGAATGGAGGACAGCTTTGAGGAATGCAGCCAACCTTTCTGGTTTTCATTCAAAGAACTATCG gAATGAGGCATCACTTGTAAAGAATATTACCGATCATATCTTGAAAAGATTGGATTATCACTTCTCAACAATTCACACCAAGAACCTTGTTGGACTAGATTCATCAATCGAGGAGATTGAAGATTTATTATGTACAAAAGGTGTTCGCAAGCTTGGAATTTGGGGTATTGGGGGCATAGGTAAGACTACTCTTGCTAACGCTGTTTTCAACAAAATCTTTAAACAGTTTGAAGtttctttcttcattaaaaatattagagaagaatcaGAGAAAATCGGAGGATTAAATGACATCCGCCAAAAAATCAATCATGCACTCTTAGGGGATATAAATCCCAATATCGGATTCATTTTCCCAATAGAAAGGCTTAGTTGTAAGAAAGTTCTCATTGTGTTTGATGATGTGACtacaaatttcaaacaaatgGAATTTTTAAGGGAAGTTTCTGACAACTTGGATTTCGAGAGTCGAATAATCATAACTACAAGGGATAAGCATGTCCTAACAAATTGTGGAGTGCATCACATACACAAGATGAAAGAATTACCTTTTGATAAAGCCATTCAACTTTTTACATTGTATGCCTTTGGAGAAAACAACCCAACAAGAGATTATATTGGGCTATCATCAAGTGTAGTAGCATGTGCTAAACGTCTTCCACTAGCTCTTAAAGTTTTAGGTTCCTTTCTGTTCAAGAGGACAAAGAGAGAATGGGAAAGTGCactaaaaaacttgaaaattaatAGTCATGGGGATATCCATAAGGTGTTAAAAACAAGTTATGATGGATTAAAtgataaagagaaaaatttatttttagatattgcatGTTTCTTTAAAGGATATAAAAGAGATCTCATAGAAGCGATCTTGAATGTTCGTGACTTTGactctcatatttatataaatcttctCATTGAAAAGTGTCTCATAACTATATCATTTGACACCataacaatgcatgatttacttGAAGAAATGGGTAGAGAAATTGTTCAGCAAGAATCAGTTGATGATCCTGGTAAACGTAGTCGGTTGTGGGATCATAAGGATATATTTTCAGTATTGAAGCACAATACG GGAACTAGAGCAATTCGGAGCATACGCTTGGATATGTCTAAAGTAGAAGAGTTGCATTTAAATCCCAAAACTTTCAACAAAATGCAGAACTTAAGATTCTTGGAATTTTATGTTTCCGAACCTAAAAATAAGGTGACTGAATCTGATTCCTCTACAGGGCGCCATAACTTAagattcttaaaaaaaaatagctcCAAGGAAGGAAAGAAGGTGCATGGTTTTGAGAAACTTAAATCTGATTTCTCTGAGTTGAGGTACTTTTGCTGGCATGGATATTCTGCCAAATCATTGCcaccaaattttaatccaaagaaCCTTGTTGCACTTCATATGCATAATAGCAAAGTTAAACAACTTTGGACTGGTAACCAG aAACTGgttaatttgaaacatattaACCTCAGTCACTCTAAGCATTTATGCAGAGTACTGGATTTTTCACTTATGCCAAATCTTGAGAGCCTGATTTTTGAAGATTGCACAAATTTACTCGATAGTTTCTCATCTATCCATAATCTCCATAAACTTGTTATCCTTAATCTATGTGGATGCAAAAGCTTTGATAATCTTCCAATTAGTGTTCATTGGCAATCTCTTCGAGAAATTAATCTCTCTAATTGCTCAAATCTTAGAACAGTTCCATATCTCCCATGCACAGTTGAAGAGTTATATCTAGATGGAATAGCCATAAAAGAATTGCGATCAATAGAGCATCTATACAAACTAGAGAAATTGAGTCTTAGAAAATGTTCAAGGCTTGAAAG ACTACTTTATGCGGTTAGCAAATGTGCTGTACCATTGACACTTGAAAGATCCTCTTCCTATAGAAAGTCTGAA ATAAGCAAGATCAGTGGACAGAGACCAGAGACCAGAGATTGA
- the LOC123199334 gene encoding UBP1-associated protein 2B-like isoform X2 yields the protein MAKTTKAKKLKPSADTSRKLTEKVLKKDSKSVQRPEKNKPDTGISDSDSEADTDKLTAVLEPYSKEQLINLISSAAVTNSALYHHLQAAADREVTHRKIFVHGLGWDTTPETLKSVFDIFGEIEDLKLVMDRVTGKAKGFAFIVFKTRKSAEKALQNPQKKINNRIVSWQLASVGPTASAAAAAAKEGKEHDNSNTNNNSTSNNSNGIGERKIYVSNVPRDVDKEKLKEFFERFGEIETGPFGFDVNTGKSRGFAIFVYKTAEGLRKALEEPVKVFQGHQLHCQKAAEGKNKNFNKAYSSVQGQQTVQGQQMVQRNHQGQGQGLGQIQDQSQMLAAIAAAQNLALFGQHPGLNPVYGGLFANPGLINPMVAGALNQAVVPSSHVPVGTVGGLGSYGTGQSLQHVYPNAQGKTHGTGGSFPGYTSFYM from the exons ATGGCCAAAACCACCAAAGCTAAGAAGCTCAAACCCTCCGCCGACACCAGCAGAAAGCTCACCGAAAAAGTCCTAAAAAAAGATTCCAAAAGTGTACAAAGACCCGAGAAGAACAAACCCGATACGGGAATATCGGACTCAGATTCCGAAGCCGATACCGATAAGCTGACGGCGGTTCTAGAACCCTACTCCAAAGAGCAGCTCATCAACCTTATTTCCTCCGCCGCCGTCACAAACTCTGCCCTCTACCACCACCTACAAGCGGCGGCCGACCGCGAGGTAACACACCGGAAAATCTTCGTCCACGGACTCGGGTGGGACACTACGCCTGAGACGTTGAAATCCGTGTTTGATATTTTCGGCGAGATCGAGGATTTGAAGCTCGTGATGGATAGAGTGACCGGAAAGGCAAAAGGGTTCGCTTTTATCGTTTTTAAAACCAGAAAATCTGCTGAGAAAGCGCTCCAAAATCCTCAGAAAAAGATCAACAACCGAATCGTGTCGTGGCAGCTGGCTTCTGTGGGCCCCACGGCTTCTGCAGCCGCCGCCGCGGCTAAGGAGGGAAAGGAACATGATAATAGTAATACTAATAACAACAGTACTAGTAATAACAGTAATGGGATTGGGGAAAGAAAGATTTATGTCAGTAATGTACCGAGGGATGTTGATAAGGAGAAATTGAAGGAGTTCTTTGAAAGATTTGGGGAGATCGAAACAGGGCCGTTTGGGTTCGATGTGAACACTGGCAAGTCAAGAGGGTTTGCCATTTTTGTGTACAAGACTGCGGAGGGTTTGAGAAAGGCCTTAGAGGAACCGGTGAAGGTGTTTCAAGGTCACCAATTGCATTGCCAGAAAGCAGCTGAAGGGAAGAACAAGAATTTTAATAAGGCTTATTCATCTGTACAA GGACAACAAACGGTGCAAGGGCAGCAAATGGTGCAAAGAAATCATCAGGGGCAGGGCCAAGGCCTAGGGCAAATACAGGATCAGAGTCAGATGCTTGCTGCCATAGCGGCTGCACAGAATTTGGCATTGTTTGGGCAGCATCCAGGATTGAATCCGGTTTATGGAGGATTATTTGCGAATCCTGGATTGATTAATCCTATGGTGGCTGGGGCATTGAATCAAGCTGTTGTGCCTTCTAGCCATGTGCCTGTGGGTACAGTAGGTGGTTTAGGATCATATGGGACTGGTCAGAGTTTGCAACATGTTTATCCTAATGCACAGGGTAAAACTCATGGGACTGGTGGGTCTTTTCCTGGTTATACATCATTCTACATGTG A
- the LOC123199660 gene encoding uncharacterized protein LOC123199660 translates to MADQSDASPLMAPTPVEPSEIDLEAGPGEQIQCRICLETDGRDFIAPCKCKGTSKYVHRECLDHWRAIREGFAFAHCTTCKAPYHLRVHVAVDRRWRTMKFRFFVTRDILSIFLVVQIVITSLAYLMYLIDNYQQSRLRVAWGFDSELSFYYICGALLFFALLGLSGCFITCYDRRVRNDLAQPCQELCLCCCQPGICADCHLPGTLCMWTDCTTCFESCASTASECGCLGGAGEAGLPLLFIMALIVLGLFTVIGIFYSVLVATMVGQRIWQRHYHILAKRMLTKEYVVEDVDGEMTGSDWAPPPLPPEHVQQLKGLGLL, encoded by the exons ATGGCCGACCAATCGGACGCGTCGCCGCTTATGGCTCCGACGCCGGTGGAGCCCAGCGAGATCGATCTGGAGGCCGGCCCCGGCGAACAAATTCAGTGCCGTATCTGTCTCGAAACCGATG GTAGGGATTTTATTGCTCCTTGCAAATGCAAAGGAACTTCAAAGTATGTACACCGAGAATGTTTGGATCATTGGCGAGCTATAAGG GAAGGGTTTGCATTTGCTCATTGCACAACCTGTAAAGCCCCTTACCATTTGAGAGTTCATGTTGCTGTTGATAGGCGATGGCGAACCATGAAATTTCGCTTTTTCGTGACGAGAgacattttatctatatttcTGGTTGTCCAGATT GTGATTACTTCACTGGCATATTTGAtgtatttaattgataattaccAGCAATCCCGGCTTCGTGTGGCTTGGGGTTTTGATAGTGAGCTCAGTTTCTACTACATATGCG GAGCACTACTATTTTTTGCTTTGCTGGGTCTATCTGGATGCTTCATTACTTGTTATGATCGAAGAGTGCGCAATGATTTGGCTCAACCTTGTCAAGAATTATGTCTTTGTTGCTGTCAGCCTGG AATATGTGCGGACTGTCATTTGCCTGGAACTCTTTGTATGTGGACTGATTGTACGACATGTTTTGAAAGTTGTGCAAGTACAGCCAGTGAATGTGGTTGTTTAGGAGGTGCTGGTGAAGCAGGGCTACCTCTACTGTTCATAATGGCTTTGATTGTCTTAGGACTGTTTACTGTGATTGGCATATTTTACAGTGTTTTGGTGGCTACTATGGTTGGACAACGAATTTGGCAGCGGCATTATCATATACTCGCAAAACGCATGCTAACAAAA GAATATGTTGTTGAGGATGTTGATGGTGAGATGACGGGATCTGATTGGGCTCCTCCACCTCTCCCACCTGAGCATGTTCAGCAACTGAAAGGACTGGGCCTCCTATGA
- the LOC123199334 gene encoding UBP1-associated protein 2B-like isoform X1, translating to MAKTTKAKKLKPSADTSRKLTEKVLKKDSKSVQRPEKNKPDTGISDSDSEADTDKLTAVLEPYSKEQLINLISSAAVTNSALYHHLQAAADREVTHRKIFVHGLGWDTTPETLKSVFDIFGEIEDLKLVMDRVTGKAKGFAFIVFKTRKSAEKALQNPQKKINNRIVSWQLASVGPTASAAAAAAKEGKEHDNSNTNNNSTSNNSNGIGERKIYVSNVPRDVDKEKLKEFFERFGEIETGPFGFDVNTGKSRGFAIFVYKTAEGLRKALEEPVKVFQGHQLHCQKAAEGKNKNFNKAYSSVQGQQTVQGQQMVQRNHQGQGQGLGQIQDQSQMLAAIAAAQNLALFGQHPGLNPVYGGLFANPGLINPMVAGALNQAVVPSSHVPVGTVGGLGSYGTGQSLQHVYPNAQGKTHGTDDFQPSLEERYSWHFGGFLSSFSMVQ from the exons ATGGCCAAAACCACCAAAGCTAAGAAGCTCAAACCCTCCGCCGACACCAGCAGAAAGCTCACCGAAAAAGTCCTAAAAAAAGATTCCAAAAGTGTACAAAGACCCGAGAAGAACAAACCCGATACGGGAATATCGGACTCAGATTCCGAAGCCGATACCGATAAGCTGACGGCGGTTCTAGAACCCTACTCCAAAGAGCAGCTCATCAACCTTATTTCCTCCGCCGCCGTCACAAACTCTGCCCTCTACCACCACCTACAAGCGGCGGCCGACCGCGAGGTAACACACCGGAAAATCTTCGTCCACGGACTCGGGTGGGACACTACGCCTGAGACGTTGAAATCCGTGTTTGATATTTTCGGCGAGATCGAGGATTTGAAGCTCGTGATGGATAGAGTGACCGGAAAGGCAAAAGGGTTCGCTTTTATCGTTTTTAAAACCAGAAAATCTGCTGAGAAAGCGCTCCAAAATCCTCAGAAAAAGATCAACAACCGAATCGTGTCGTGGCAGCTGGCTTCTGTGGGCCCCACGGCTTCTGCAGCCGCCGCCGCGGCTAAGGAGGGAAAGGAACATGATAATAGTAATACTAATAACAACAGTACTAGTAATAACAGTAATGGGATTGGGGAAAGAAAGATTTATGTCAGTAATGTACCGAGGGATGTTGATAAGGAGAAATTGAAGGAGTTCTTTGAAAGATTTGGGGAGATCGAAACAGGGCCGTTTGGGTTCGATGTGAACACTGGCAAGTCAAGAGGGTTTGCCATTTTTGTGTACAAGACTGCGGAGGGTTTGAGAAAGGCCTTAGAGGAACCGGTGAAGGTGTTTCAAGGTCACCAATTGCATTGCCAGAAAGCAGCTGAAGGGAAGAACAAGAATTTTAATAAGGCTTATTCATCTGTACAA GGACAACAAACGGTGCAAGGGCAGCAAATGGTGCAAAGAAATCATCAGGGGCAGGGCCAAGGCCTAGGGCAAATACAGGATCAGAGTCAGATGCTTGCTGCCATAGCGGCTGCACAGAATTTGGCATTGTTTGGGCAGCATCCAGGATTGAATCCGGTTTATGGAGGATTATTTGCGAATCCTGGATTGATTAATCCTATGGTGGCTGGGGCATTGAATCAAGCTGTTGTGCCTTCTAGCCATGTGCCTGTGGGTACAGTAGGTGGTTTAGGATCATATGGGACTGGTCAGAGTTTGCAACATGTTTATCCTAATGCACAGGGTAAAACTCATGGGACTG ATGATTTTCAGCCGAGCTTAGAGGAACGATATTCATGGCACTTTGGGGGGTTTTTATCTAGTTTTTCTATGGTTCAATAG